One window of the Pirellulales bacterium genome contains the following:
- a CDS encoding bifunctional nuclease family protein encodes MPVQMELSRIIISEINDQQVIYLKEVDGDRTFPILIGIFEATSIDRRVKQFHSPRPLTHDLLVNIIDQLGGELQDVVISELKEHTYYALLRVRKEGELIEIDARPSDAIAVAVTADPALPIYVAEEVLNDVLGE; translated from the coding sequence ATGCCAGTGCAGATGGAGTTGTCGCGGATCATTATCAGCGAAATCAATGACCAGCAGGTCATTTATCTGAAAGAAGTCGATGGCGACCGGACGTTCCCGATCTTGATTGGCATATTCGAGGCCACGAGCATCGACCGCCGCGTCAAGCAATTCCATTCGCCCCGGCCGCTAACGCACGATTTGCTGGTGAACATTATCGATCAACTGGGGGGCGAGCTGCAGGACGTGGTGATTAGCGAACTGAAAGAACACACCTATTACGCTTTGCTGCGGGTGCGCAAGGAAGGGGAGCTGATTGAAATTGACGCCCGGCCTTCCGACGCGATTGCCGTGGCCGTGACTGCCGACCCGGCCCTGCCCATTTACGTGGCCGAAGAAGTGCTGAACGACGTGCTGGGGGAGTGA